A single window of Hypanus sabinus isolate sHypSab1 unplaced genomic scaffold, sHypSab1.hap1 scaffold_117, whole genome shotgun sequence DNA harbors:
- the LOC132386471 gene encoding zinc finger protein 239-like — translation MAHQRVHTGERLFTCSECGKGFTRSSTLLVHQRVHTGEKPYTCSVCGKRFTESSTLQNHQRVHTGEKPFTCSECGKGFRQVSHLLSHQRVHTGEKPFICSECGKRFAHSSNLLSHQRVHTGERPFTCSECGKGFTRSSQLLTHQQVHTGEWPFTCSECGKGFTESYTLLVHQ, via the coding sequence atggcacaccagcgtgttcacactggggagaggctgttcacctgctcagagtgtggaaagggattcactcggtcatccaccttactggtacatcagcgagttcacactggggagaagccgtacacctgctcagtctgtgggaagagattcactgagtcatccaccttacagaatcatcagcgagttcatactggggagaagccgttcacctgctcagaatgtgggaagggattcagacaGGTATCCCatctactgagtcatcagcgagttcacactggggagaagccgttcatctgctcagaatgtgggaagagattcgctCACTCATCCAACCTACttagtcatcagcgagttcacactggagagaggccattcacctgctcagagtgtgggaagggatttactcggtcatctcaactactgacacaccagcaagttcacactggggagtggcctttcacctgctcagaatgtgggaagggattcactgagtcatacaccttactggtacatcagtga